In the genome of Crassostrea angulata isolate pt1a10 chromosome 6, ASM2561291v2, whole genome shotgun sequence, the window ACCATATTGACACACAAACATCGATGATATTTATTTCTTCTATGACCAATAATATTTATCGTTTCGTTGTCTGAACCAGAACTATTTGACATACTTGTCTGTGGCCCATATCACTGTGTCCTCTGAGTATTATGTCATGGGTGATGACGTGAATAAATCCCCGGGGGTCGCTTTCGTCGGTGCCTCGCTGGTGGGCGGGGCTCTACTGGCTGTGGCAGCTTTGACAATATGTATCACGTGTGATCGAAAAAGACGTCAAAGGTAATTTATAATTCtaaatttgatataaagtcTTTATAATGTGTAATATTAGTATTAAAGAAATGTTATGGTGTAAGTCATACGCATGTCAAattacaaaaatttcaaatcgtCTTTTGAAATATTATGGTAACGCATCCCTCTAACATTCTAGAAGGAAAACTGTTATATTTGACCCCAAATTGTCCTTTTTTAAGCGTCTGATCTCTGTGTTTATTGGGTTCAAGGCTACACTGTAATAATCAATTATAACTTCCTCATTTTGTTTCTGTTGGCTaataaacaagttattaatAACTTGTGTTTAGAAAGTGTTTAAAAACAGAAACCGTAAGCCTTaagatttattttgttaaaagataaaataaaattcaacttCGCTTTGACTTACAGTCCAACTGTGTTATCAATGTCTGATGTAGATGTACCGATTGAAAAAGCAGCGACTTTGGTCCTACTGGACATTTCCTCGCATGTTATTGCCACAGATCGTATTTAATCTAAATAGAATGAATctaaaatggttttaatttttttttctcacgacgttttaatattcaaaataaatgtcttcaaattatttgatattaaccGTATTTTATAGATTAAATGATAAAAGTCATGACAACATACCGCATACATTGGAGCACGTTCGTCACACCGCCGAGGGATTCAATACAGAAATTGTGTGTATTAAATTGTGTTACTGGTCTATATATTATATTCCtttattttgtcaacaaaaaatgtttgtataatGATCCATTTACTTCCTGTAACATTGGAGGAGTATATATTATGCTGTCATTTCTTATAGGAGAATGTCTACTCTTATGTCGGAAATGGCCCAAAAGTTCTTCCCCAGCAACCAGTGGCGCCCCTATTTTAAGTGAGTACGAATATGCTATCGACAAGAGTCTCGGTATGAACCTAGACAAACCTAGCGGTCATAGGGATGACGGCCTTATTCTACAGGAAAATcgctataaaaattattttgctgTAGGACAAGATGGCTTCCTTCCTGATAAAGAATATTACCAAAATCTGCGTTATATTGCCTATGCATCAGACAAACCCAGCAAAGAGAACGAATATGATGCCAATTCAAACCTATGTTCATCTAATTACACTTATGGACCGATAAACAAAGGCAACGAAATGAACATTTACAATCAGCTGAACCACGGGAATCAGCAGGCTGTTGTGACGGAGACACGAAAACCTCCTACAGCCACCTATTACCACTGGGTACCTACCAGAGTACGGCTCCAAGACCCCTGTCCGTACCCCAGGCAGAATACATATACCAAAACCAGTCTGAGCTGTACGAGGATAGGATGAAAATGGTCTGGATTTAAGTGTATCTCTCTGTTCTCGTCATGTATAAGACATATTGTTTGCTTATTTAGCTATCATGTGTGTAGTAATAGCGACTTGTTAGGCTATTATATGCAGAGTAGTAGAATACGTAGATATGTAGATAACAAACGAAGTTTCCATGTTATCAGTTTTACATTCTgaattatacatgcatatatacctCACAGAGTGACCAATCTCAGCGGTCAGTTTTAATTGTCATTAACGCCTCAGCTAAATAGTTTCTTTGCACGATTTATTTTCCATTCAAAGAATGGTGATCCTGAAATGAATTCACTGCTATAAATTACACTAAGAGGGTGAGGATGAAGGGGATTGCTTAATTAGATGCATGGTATTCAGAAGGGGGCACTGGTACAGTGTAGACTAACTACCAGATTTAAGAAGGCTagatggtcatggccatttttagactttatcAACCTCCTGTAGAGAAAGATCTCGAAATGTagatgatagaaaaaaaaattaattgtaaagttaaaaatttgaattcttcACAACTGAATAAATGTTTATGACGAAAGAAATACTATCTAAATCTTTTAACTAGATCTAATGAGTAGTTAGTTGACCACCCAACCTTCCTTATCATTGaatgttttataaacattaatatcAAGAACGGATATACATTTACTATTTGTCCATTCTGAAGAAATCTCGGTAATTTATCAGTATATGCGCTTGTTTGAATGTGCCATCAAAATTATTGCATTATAATTCTATAATATTTATCAAGTAACTTATAACTTGAAATGATAGACATTCCCTTTAATTCAGGATGGAAACAAAACGCTAATAATCGGAAGGAcacatttaatttgaataaaatagtttCAGTTTAAAGACAAAAACTTTGTAAACAGTTATTCAAGACAGCGTACCAACAACAATTatagaaaaactttttattttaaaccttGATTAAATATTATACACAAGCTCGAGTATATTTGaaaagtttcaagaaaatttacCGTCTAGGTTTTGTTGGGGAGCCATATCAAAATACATATCTATACAATTTACAATAATGATTCATAGGATATGTCAATTTTCGCACTTCGaagcagatttaaaaaatgctttgaTAGAGATTTTCTCAAATTGTAATATTTCATTAGTAATATCGTTttttaccttatatgtaaaaaaaatatcaaattctaCCATATGATTTATAACGTTCTTTTTTATAAtggttttctcaaaatatcaaagtgcaccatatttttttatgaaacacTTGGCgtattacaaatataaattggtatggttgatttattaaaaaatacagaacAATAACTCTGATATTTGCAATAGGTAAcctttttacttttattattttttctaatattgtaCATTTACTAATCCTCATATTACCATAACGTCATGAAAGCACAATATCACTGTCACCTACCAAACAACGGAATATTtgaaaaagtttgaaaaataatattttcgctaaaaaatcttaatatttttagctatattttgattattgtgttcaatttcaTAAATGGTAGcgaaacattattttaaaaggtATAAGTACCATGTATTATACTAGattgcgcaaaaacatgcgcaatgaaaacaaaagtcaGCCACCTTAACATCAATATCTATAATGTTGCAGTGACAGCTATTGCGAAGCACAACTAGAAATTTTTTGTGGTAAACATATTCTTTGTTAAATCTAATAGAGACTTTAGTTGTGTCAACCGGTTTATAACTGTTCAGACTCTTTCTTTGGTAGTTTATGGGAACAGTTTGCCTCAGTTTATTTCCGAGTAATCTGTTTGGTCTATTAGTTCCACGACCCGAACTGGTGTAGTTCTGGGGTGTATCACATCGATATAGATCGATGAGGAGGCGCAAGTATTGCGATCTACAACACAAAAAATTGATCTCTGAAATTGTAATGCTTAAAATCTGTTGTACACTGtcagtcagagagagagagagagagagagagagagagagagagagagagagagagagagagactgtacCGAGAAATAAGCTGTCTTTTGTGCTGACAACGGGGATTCTGGTCTCGGTTTTTCTTTTCAGTctatattgaataaatgacaataatagATTCTGTCAGTATAAAGTACTTGTATTATAAACCGTGTATCTATAAGTAAAACTGCATATACTTTACCCCTTCTTAAATTGCAAATATGTATCAAGATAGACGACTTGGCAATTGATTACGTCTGTTTTGTGGTGAATACAAAGCTAACCTGTAGGCGATGGTTACAGTTATGCCAATCAGTAAGGAAAGGAAGAATACCGATACGGTCAAAGTATGACGTATAATCAATCCTGAATCTATTGGTTTGCACAAATCCAATTCtataccaaaataaaaaaaaatattgttttaacaaCTTTGACTATTTACAAGTAACGGATCTAGAAAGTATAAATTAATCCTTGGAACTGGTTTGCGATGTAAAAGAAACCCGAAAGATTATCTTTTGACAACAGTCCCAAAAATTTGATGTTTATCATTCTTTTCAATactgaatgataaaaatgttaagtttatgCATTACGTTTAACTGTATTAAAAAgtcattgagagagagagagagagagagagagagagagagagagagagagagagaggcataCCCCTGAATGTTATATTCTCATATGATTCAGTTTGATCTGGAATGCAAATTTCAAATCAtgttatcaaagaaaaaagatcatgtatttgattaaataaaacagtgttttacaaacaggaaaaaataaaaacagagaaatattcttaaaaaaccGATTTGTAAATACAGTATCTGCGTAAAAAAAGCACAGTCatatgttttaaagtttaaatgtaAGAAATGCCATACTGACCCTATCTTGTGCAGAAGAGAAACATTCAATATTCAAAGGAACACAATGCATTTTAAATTATCAGCGTAAATAATGAAACAGTtatgctaaaatttgacatttttattttctgggttttttttctttcgacaTAAAATTAATCAATCGTTGTGATCTGACCTAGAGACCATGAATTGGCGTAGTTCTTAGCTACTGCTACACTTTTACTCTTGAATAATAATCAGGTATTGATATGTTCAACAAGCCTCACAGAGAAAGCAATCCTATTAGAATTGAGGATCACCACTTATTTCCAGGCCTAGGGTTTTCaattattcaaacaatattaGAATACACTGCTTGAAATCACGTagtatatttatgttttatgtGTTGGTTGGTGAAGACATTAACAGTTTTCCGATTCTATTCACAAGATTTCTTTACTCCATGTGCACACTCGTCTGATTAATATTCTAAACGCGACAAAAACTCATGCAATTGCCCTCgacaaaaggaaaaaataaaataattttttgaaaaaagctaagtattaaacaaaaacattgctTGCCTGATGTAGCTTTTAAACATCCTGTCACTTCGTCGCACACAGTAGAATTACAAGTACAAGTTTCATTAAACTGTCGTTCATAGTATCCGAGAGGACAACTTTGGCTACAGTTGTCACCGAACCTTCCAATACAAGCTGCATCACGGCAGGTAACAATAAACACATCAAAGTTATTGTTACAGTTCATAGAGGTATCAAATGTAATGCTTCGTTACAAATAATTCTCAGCTAAGCTCTACATTCAAATACTTCATTTTACCAAAACAAGAGTTCCCCATACTGACCTACACATTGCTGCAATGTGTCATCGTACATATAGCTCGTGCAACATTTTTgaataactctgaaatttcaAAGTGAATCAATGATTACAataatttataatgataaatataactttttttacatatagtaatagaaaattataatttaaaatggtGGCCCATCTGGTAATAGTAGGACTTCCAGGTAGTGGGCTTAAAAGGAAACATCAGTATATCAGTGCATACGTGTTATTGCCACAGATCCCATCGTTAGCATAGTTACTCCCCAAAAGGACGGAAATCAAAAAGAGTTTCATGTATTCTGAACTCATTTCTGTAGAAATGAAAAGTACGTTTttcttgtatcattttatagtattaaaattgacttttaaacttttttgtattAGATAGTCTAAAAGCTAAAATCGAAGTTTAATAATCCCGTATTACTTTCCTGAGATCGAAACTAAGCATGAAGTCTACGAAGTACTTTTTTGATGAGATTATCTATGCAAAATGAGTAAAGTTGACTATTTCATATTCTTCTGAAGACTTGAAATACTACACGAACTATGGGGAACCATTAACGATTTTGCAATAACATCCTGTTGTATAATGTGAATATTCAAACTTTGCACATCATAACTCTTGATTACAATTATACTTTAGAGAAGTGTCACTCACAACTCGCAAATTTCAATGTGTTGACTTATGACTTATATAGCTTTAAAACATCttccttttaaaattgaattatagtGTATGATTAGAGTTTCTAAGTAGACAGAAGTGggtattttgattaaatatttgattataaatTCCAAAAATGATATATTGGCACTCCAATTTCATTGTGCATGTTTGCGTATGTCAATTTAACTTTGTACATTTATTCTGTAATTAAGCTTGAATAGATGAGATGTTAAACATATAAAGAAGATTAATTGTGAATTGCATATTGAATCTTATCATACATTTTTCCGAATGCAGTTGAAAATTCATTGGATGATACTATCAAATCTTTGTCGTCAAGTAATTAGTTCTGAGAATAAttagcaaaatattatattgtctgttttgtttcaatgttcagtaaaaacaataatttagaAATAGCAACAATAAACACTTCCTCGAGATGATCGCATTAACTGGTCGGTGACGCCATCAAATCATGCGAAGCATATTAATCGAATCACGCTCTAAGAAGTTTTTGATGCATTTGGCAGCTTGAATAAATAGTAAATGTTTATCTATACACCTCACCTATAAGCGGACACATTTTATAACATTGTAAAACAATACCTAATGGTATCTGCAAGgatgtaaatttattgatgaacATTTTATGAGCGTCTATAATAGATGAAATGTAGCCAAAGTTAAATTTCCACGAAAATGGAAACCCGCTTTACGTTATAAGAACGATTAATTTAGTTGATCGAACCTCCGTCACATTTTTCtatgttgaataaatattaaaatttcctTGATATGTTATATTTAATTCTTCGAAATTACAAACTTAAAGTCAAAACCATCTGTAATATTCaccaatatataataaaaaataacaagttTTTGTGAATAACTTACGTAACACATTTTCTCATCAGTTAAAATGgttcatattaatttattaaataatttatttaaatgataaataaatatatcatcaaTGATGTTTTCTAAATTAGCAATTAATAGGAgaaattatcaatatatacataatatgaGGGTACAAAACCAATTCCTGATaagtaaatttgcatttttGAAATTGGCATTTAATATCAAAGGAAAAGCACGAGTCGAATTACACAAATGTTTGCATTACGATTAAATCCTTCTGTTGTCAATATACCATATTTAGCTCATACATGCAAAAACAAACCATATAAGTTGTATGCAGTATTTAGAAATTAACTTTCACCAAATTTTTGTTTGTGagttttaaaagcaaaaaatgTATAATCATTAATAACGTATCTTCACATTATGTTTCTTAGATTTAATCAGAATGACATTGATACTTCATTATATTTCTAACTAAATCtatttttacaaacatatttgtgattcaaaaattgaattcatgAAAGTCGAAACGGTTCGTTATGAAATCTAACACATCACGCAGGACCTTGAGTGTAAAGTACATCTTTAGTGTTGCTATCTTTAAACGAATATTCTCTTTGGTTCTCCTACTAACACATTGTCATGTTTCCATACTCCTGATCGTACTGTCCTTCATCAAATGATAAAGTCCTACCATGATGTCTTACATCCAGTGATGAGGTCCTGTCAGGATGTCCTTTATCTAGTGATAAAGTCCTATCAGGATTTCGTACATCCAGGGGTGAAATTTTGTTAGGAGGTTCCACGAAGGAGTAGGTTGCCGGGGTACCATTTTTTACAGCTTCCtcttcaatttatatattcatttgtaagAATAgcaataataattttacatataatttaaGTTATGAACTAAAAAAATGCATATTGATTGCATATAGGAAAGCTGATACGAGGGGTGTTCAATAAATAATGTCACTAATCAGATTTTATGAAATGCAAGGTTCAGTCGatctttaaatttctttttatgcaTGATTTGGTTCATATTCTAGTCATGGCCGTTTATCTGACTACGTTTCTTCATCAAATACTCCTTTGACACTGTATAAAGATATGACTGGTAAGTCATCAAATAAGGCTGATATAAAAGGCTACATAAAGCAAGTGTCAGGCTAGGTAAAGActcaaagaaattttcaaagaacTGTGTAATGTGTATGGAAACAAGTGAATGTCATTGAGACAAATTTATAGGTTGGTCAGCAATCTTAAAAATAGCCAAACGGACCTTAAGGATAAGCAACGTCTTGGAGCAACACGTACGGCTTCAACGAATGTAATACAATGGTCGATTAAGTACTCAACAGATAGCAAATTCAGTATTTAGGAcagtatttacaatttaaaagaCCACCATGGCCTCCGAAAGGTTAGTGCAAGtggatatttcatattataacagaaaaacaaaaacgattgcaggttaaaatgtgtaaaacaaaaaaaatacttaaaatctacaaaaattgCAATGGACAGCTTTTATCGGAAATTTTAAAAGGTGATGAAACACGGATACATTATATTGAACCTCAGAGGAAAATTGATGACAAGATGTAGTTGACTAAAAAGGCAAAACGCTCTGTTATAGCAAAACGATGCCAAAGTAAAAAGAAAGTATTATACGCAATTTTCTGTAATAGTGAAGGTCCTGTAGTTCAAGTTGCTATTCCAAAAGGCCGATCAATCACAGGGCATGTATACAAAAGTTGTTTACTGAAGAATGTTAAGAAAAATTACCTAAGGAAGAGACTAAAGTCTGGAAATCGCAACATTTGACTTCTTCATGACAATTCCCAAGCATTTAAATCCCAGATTGTGAgattatttttgcaaaaaaagaaacaattcaTGTTTTGTCCAATCCTCATCCTCCCTATTTATCTGACTTGTTTCCCTGCATATTTTTTCCCTAAATTAAAAAGGCACTTGTCAGGACGAAGATATGATTCGAGCAATGCCTTGGGCTGTCATTTATCAGTACCATTCCCAataatcattatataaatgcatttaaagCTTGGACAAAATTCGATGAAATTATGTGTGTCTGCTAAAACACAGTATCTTGAACTTACCATTAAAAACAACTAAAAGTATCTTATTGTGTTATTTTGTACTAATgacattatattttgaatgcCCCTCGTAGACACGTAAAAGATTAAGCTAGTAAAAATTCCTTACCATTCATTGCATTGATACTCTTGTTGAATTTAGAGGTCCTTGCTTTCTTTTTCCTGTTGATTATgcattaaaatgtgaaaaacagTAAAGACAAGTGTTTTCAGATGGCCGTTATTTAAACTTAAGTCACACTTAACGAGGCTGGGGGGTGGCTGCCATATTAAAGCGTTTTTATCTCTacacaaaaaagattttcactTAAATGTTTTATAACTCTTACTTCGAACTGAAATTGTCTTTTGAAAGAAATGTATATGATGATACTGAAGCATTATTTAAAGATTAGATTGATGGTAAACCAAGGGTTACAAGATGCAAAAAATCACTTCAGCTGTTTTTCAGCATTTCTAACTTGTCAAAGGGAGGTACTTGTAAAACTCCTAATATTTCGTTCTAATATTtaccttttatttcttttctttttttataatttcacaatttttttttaaatgctcaaTCTTTACTACACAtgtattgattattattattttaaaatttggagaaaaaaaacttgtggctacttttttttgttgtacatatttgcatttgtatgacatatatatttttggtaaaattgtgatattttttatataacaaataatgttaagtttttgttattgTGTTAATGTTTTGTGATGTTATTGGTATGTTTTTTGCCTTTactaatatttcatatatttttcataatttttttttacttaatttgcaattttttcagatgcaataaatgataaaattaacgATGATTGTGATGTGGTCTTTCACactaaaatgtaaatttagatTATATGAAACATTTCTGCAAATTTGGTGAATTTTGGAGACAATTTGTTTGGaccccccagcctccttaaaagaaataatataatGACTTCTTTGAAAACTCACAAAATCAATGTTTTCATTATGCCAAAAGACTTTCAATGGGATTTTGTGTGATTCTCTTCAGTTCATCCGGCATATAGCTCAAATAAGATTTCTTAACAAACGTTTGTTTTCGTATGTCcacaaaataaacttttttaaactttttatttttctgttttaaatcgtTAAACAGACATCCTTGGCATCGTCTTGGCAATACGTATACAGCAAATGaatttaaagtttgttcaaattctaTGAACAAAAGGTTACCCAATTCAAGACAAATGctaaagatatataaaaatacatgtacgatagtgttatcaaaaacatttatggCCAATAATTTGAGAGTTCCCCCATAGGCCTAATCATAGTTTGTTAAAATGTGTAGGCAATAACAGCAAAGTTGTATTGATATATGGCCAAGATAATCTTTGCAATCTGTTAACTGCTAAGTTAAACCGgaacatgatttaaaaatagtatACCTCCCTCGAGTCGGTTTTTGGAGCTTTAGCATATTTCCGTACATTTGGTCGCTCTGTTCTATACT includes:
- the LOC128190522 gene encoding uncharacterized protein LOC128190522, with product MSSEYMKLFLISVLLGSNYANDGICGNNTVIQKCCTSYMYDDTLQQCVACIGRFGDNCSQSCPLGYYERQFNETCTCNSTVCDEVTGCLKATSDQTESYENITFRELDLCKPIDSGLIIRHTLTVSVFFLSLLIGITVTIAYRLKRKTETRIPVVSTKDSLFLDRNTCASSSIYIDVIHPRTTPVRVVELIDQTDYSEIN
- the LOC128190527 gene encoding uncharacterized protein LOC128190527, translated to MYGNMLKLQKPTRGRKKKARTSKFNKSINAMNEEAVKNGTPATYSFVEPPNKISPLDVRNPDRTLSLDKGHPDRTSSLDVRHHGRTLSFDEGQYDQEYGNMTMC